From Eretmochelys imbricata isolate rEreImb1 chromosome 26, rEreImb1.hap1, whole genome shotgun sequence, the proteins below share one genomic window:
- the NKX2-6 gene encoding homeobox protein Nkx-2.6, producing MLPCPITSTPFSVKDILKLEQQSARSGDPQGFLPQDLQEPPALQPAPACLRKKQEAAYNSGDLPFPVEVDQRGNCRRREEEYELLRSSCEEDDDMDLSKSLPADSFETPEKKDDPCERPKQRQRRKPRVLFSQAQVFELERRFKQQKYLSAPEREHLASLLKLTSTQVKIWFQNRRYKCKRQRQDKSLEFSAHPLPPRRVAVPVLVRDGKPCLGGSQGYTAPYNVPVSPYSYNAYYRGYSNSPYSANYSGSYAGGPARTAPAGHIMNMSFRVSSAAQNQQGPLQATLQAGIRAW from the exons ATGCTGCCCTGTCCTATCACTTCCACCCCTTTCTCGGTCAAAGACATCTTAAAGCTGGAGCAGCAGAGCGCTCGGAGCGGGGACCCTCAGGGATTCCTCCCCCAGGATCTGCAAGAGCCTCCggccctgcagcctgcccctgCTTGTCTGCGCAAGAAACAAGAGGCTGCCTACAACTCTGGGGACCTTCCCTTCCCGGTGGAAGTCGATCAGCGCGGAAATTGCAGGAGGCGTGAGGAGGAGTATGAGCTCCTGAGAAGCTCCTGTGAAGAAGACGACGACATGGACCTAA GCAAATCGCTGCCCGCGGACTCTTTCGAGACCCCGGAGAAGAAAGACGACCCGTGCGAACGGCCCAAGCAAAGGCAGAGGCGGAAACCCAGGGTTTTGTTTTCTCAAGCGCAAGTTTTCGAGCTGGAGAGGCGGTTTAAGCAGCAGAAGTACCTCTCGGCTCCGGAACGGGAGCATCTCGCCAGCCTGCTGAAACTCACCTCCACGCAGGTCAAGATCTGGTTCCAGAACAGGAGATACAAGTGCAAGAGACAAAGGCAAGACAAATCGCTGGAGTTCtctgcccaccccctgccccccaggagggTAGCGGTCCCTGTACTTGTCAGGGATGGCAAGCCCTGCCTTGGGGGCTCACAGGGTTACACTGCCCCTTATAATGTCCCGGTCAGCCCTTACTCCTATAACGCCTACTACCGCGGTTACAGCAATAGCCCCTACAGCGCAAACTACAGCGGTAGTTACGCGGGGGGCCCCGCTCGTACCGCGCCCGCCGGTCACATcatgaacatgagctttcgtgtctCCAGCGCCGCTCAGAACCAGCAGGGTCCCTTGCAAGCCACGCTGCAAGCAGGGATCAGGGCTTGGTAA